In one Deltaproteobacteria bacterium genomic region, the following are encoded:
- a CDS encoding glycosyltransferase, which produces MKMSSSGKALVSVCIPSYNASRYIGETIRSVLDSTYSNLEIIINDDVSTDKTREIVESFSNRRVCFFQNESNLGVPKNWNRVLEKASGEFVGLLNHDDLYGPFWLTFAVHVLEKHPHVGWVATAFRIIDDKDQTLDVVSRLAETGEYSRNEAFLCVAKLDGLGPGYIARREILEEVGYYDEVAGPSADNDLFLRLASRYPLYYSNYPHAAWRLHADNLTHRWGPIEQTTEGLRMLNKIFSNDALPEELRKHKKSCYIYYYHKVLVGIRELLKKGDLETVQHLIRLLYTNGYRDSEINTG; this is translated from the coding sequence ATGAAGATGTCTAGCAGCGGTAAAGCCCTGGTGAGCGTTTGTATACCATCCTACAATGCTTCCAGGTACATTGGGGAAACGATAAGGAGCGTTCTGGATTCTACATACTCAAATCTGGAGATCATCATCAACGACGATGTTTCTACGGATAAAACGAGAGAAATCGTCGAGTCCTTTAGCAATAGAAGGGTTTGCTTCTTCCAGAATGAAAGTAATTTGGGGGTGCCCAAGAATTGGAACCGCGTCTTGGAAAAGGCATCGGGAGAATTTGTTGGACTGCTGAACCACGACGACCTCTACGGTCCGTTTTGGCTTACATTTGCGGTTCACGTGTTGGAGAAGCATCCACACGTTGGCTGGGTGGCAACAGCGTTTCGCATAATTGATGACAAAGATCAAACGCTCGATGTTGTGTCACGCCTTGCCGAGACGGGGGAATATAGCCGTAACGAAGCGTTCCTCTGCGTAGCCAAATTGGATGGATTAGGACCAGGGTACATTGCCCGACGAGAAATCCTGGAGGAAGTTGGCTACTACGACGAGGTTGCCGGTCCTAGTGCTGACAACGATCTATTTCTCCGCTTGGCGTCGAGATACCCCCTTTATTATTCCAACTACCCTCATGCTGCCTGGCGATTGCATGCCGACAATCTAACGCACAGATGGGGGCCTATTGAGCAGACCACCGAAGGCCTTAGAATGCTGAACAAGATATTCAGCAACGATGCCCTTCCGGAAGAACTACGCAAACATAAGAAGTCTTGTTATATCTACTATTACCATAAGGTGTTAGTTGGGATCAGGGAGTTGCTGAAGAAAGGCGATCTTGAGACTGTTCAACATCTTATTCGCCTCTTGTATACTAACGGATACAGGGATAGTGAGATTAATACCGGATAA